A region from the Sulfurivermis fontis genome encodes:
- a CDS encoding copper chaperone PCu(A)C, with product MSMRTILLFVVTLLLLACAGQEPAMIRVEGAWIPEIPPLIAVTAGWMVLHNDGDMPKYLIGAFSPNAENIDIHQSVVVNDTARMVLQEVLEVPPHGSLVFSNETGYHLMLYKSRGMHADARIPIRKV from the coding sequence ATGTCCATGCGCACAATCCTGCTGTTTGTCGTCACATTGCTGTTGTTGGCCTGTGCCGGGCAGGAGCCGGCCATGATCCGGGTCGAGGGGGCCTGGATTCCGGAGATCCCACCGCTGATTGCGGTGACGGCGGGTTGGATGGTTTTACACAACGACGGCGACATGCCGAAATATCTCATCGGCGCCTTCAGTCCCAATGCGGAGAACATCGATATCCACCAGTCGGTGGTGGTGAACGACACGGCGCGTATGGTGTTGCAGGAGGTGCTGGAGGTTCCGCCCCATGGCAGCCTGGTATTCAGCAACGAAACCGGCTACCACCTGATGCTGTACAAGAGCCGCGGCATGCATGCCGACGCACGCATCCCCATAAGGAAGGTCTGA